A genomic window from Oryctolagus cuniculus chromosome 12, mOryCun1.1, whole genome shotgun sequence includes:
- the LOC138844639 gene encoding uncharacterized protein yields the protein MESLLELQYPRRTGGNTELQVPRNSEAALKPAGPPRRQHPDAARLGGAGSGGTALQRPDCRGPHAGTTSHTREDAPTSPPSSLASGPAVPSDGRASLPGIIAASRSTLTHRGPQSRSSTAAVSLLPSRAASPHTNLEQPHPTASRIQIRPFPPVTRKEHSATPPRGGARGAGGRRGEARPRSTARRRALAFRFFCPVFSRYLWEGSPRSPGAGSLFLPGWRVRGCARIGEGTETC from the coding sequence ATGGAATCACTGCTGGAGCTTCAGTATCCCCGCCGCACTGGAGGAAATACTGAACTGCAAGTCCCCAGAAACTCAGAGGCAGCGCTCAAACCGGCCGGGCCtccgcggcgccagcacccagacGCTGCCCGGCTCGGGGGCGCTGGCAGTGGGGGGACGGCGCTTCAGCGCCCCGACTGCCGAGGTCCCCACGCCGGCACCACCTCACACACCCGCGAAGACGCTCCGACGTCCCCACCAAGCTCTCTGGCCTCCGGACCCGCGGTCCCTTCCGACGGCCGCGCTTCCCTCCCTGGAATAATCGCTGCTTCCCGTTCCACGCTTACTCACCGAGGCCCTCAGAGCAGAAGTTCCACAGCGGCCGTATCACTTTTGCCGTCTCGCGCTGCGTCGCCGCACACCAACCTGGAGCAGCCCCATCCAACGGCCAGCAGGATTCAAATTCGCCCATTTCCGCCTGTAACCCGGAAAGAGCACTCGGCCACGCCCCCGAGGGGCGGGGCCCGCGGCGCGGGGGGGCGAAGGGGGGAGGCGCGTCCCCGCTCCACGGCGCGGCGGCGAGCCCTTGCTTTCCGTTTCTTTTGTCCGGTTTTTTCTCGCTATTTATGGGAGGGTAGTCCGAGGAGCCCGGGTGCGGGGTCGTTGTTTCTGCCTGGGTGGCGAGTGAGAGGGTGCGCTCGCATTGGAGAGGGGACCGAGACGTGCTGA